A single genomic interval of Colius striatus isolate bColStr4 chromosome 9, bColStr4.1.hap1, whole genome shotgun sequence harbors:
- the SLC25A48 gene encoding solute carrier family 25 member 48, translated as MGSLQLQDFAAGWVGGAASVVVGHPLDMVKTRLQAGQGYGSTLNCVLTVYRNESMTGFFKGMSFPLASIAVYSSVVFGIFSNTQRLLSQLRNSDPAHGPTLTDVTLASMVAGAVSVGIGSPVDLVKIRLQMQTQPYIKANIKLNPTVPGFPMYRGPIHCFRTVLQKEGIAGVYRGAGAMLLRDVPGYCLYFIPYTFFCGWITPDGCLSPNPFSVWLAGGVAGAISWTTATPMDVVKSRLQADGVYLNKYKGTLDCILQSYQNEGFKVFFRGITVNAVRGFPVSSAMFLGYELSLKAMKRDQTETNP; from the exons gagctgccagcgTGGTTGTGGGCCACCCCCTGGACATGGTCAAG ACTCGTTTGCAAGCTGGCCAAGGATATGGAAGTACACTCAACTGTGTTCTCACTGTGTACAGAAATGAGTCA ATGACTGGCTTCTTCAAAGGCATGTCCTTCCCGCTGGCCAGCATTGCTGTCTACAGCTCCGTGGTGTTCGGCATCTTCAGCAACACGCAGCGGCTGCTCAGCCAGCTCCGCAACAGCGACCCGGCCCACGGCCCGACGCTCACCGACGTGACTCTGGCCAGCATGGTGGCCGGGGCTGTCTCTGTGGGCATCGGCTCTCCTGTGGACCTGGTAAAGATAAGGCTACAGATGCAAACGCAGCCCTACATCAAAG cGAACATTAAGCTAAACCCTACAGTTCCTGGATTTCCAATGTACCGGGGCCCCATTCACTGCTTTAGGACAGTCCTGCAGAAAGAGGGGATAGCAGGAGTATACCGAGGCGCTGGAGCAATGCTTCTGAGGGATGTTCCTGGCTACTGCCTCTATTTTATCCCttacacatttttctgtggCTGGATTACCCCAGATGGATGCCTTTCCCCTAATCCCTTCTCTGTCTGGCTGGCAGGGGGTGTAGCAG GAGCCATTTCCTGGACGACTGCTACTCCAATGGATGTTGTGAAAAGTCGACTTCAGGCAGATGGAGTTTATTTAAACAAGTACAAAGGGACCCTTGACTGTATCTTGCAGAGCTACCAGAACGAGGGCTTCAAA GTCTTTTTTAGGGGCATCACGGTCAATGCAGTTCGAGGATTCCCAGTGAGTTCAGCCATGTTTCTTGGCTATGAACTTTCCCTCAAAGCAATGAAAAGAGACCAAACTGAGACCAATCCTTAA